One window of the Colletotrichum destructivum chromosome 6, complete sequence genome contains the following:
- a CDS encoding Putative WD40/YVTN repeat-like-containing domain superfamily codes for MVRTRPRNKTKRIAVIDYGSDGEPPEVHDDSDDENFEAPPPDPEDDEDDPMDVDGGDDDFEAEDPSQLVIDVNGNNDDEDERPAYTSSAGLRKKPTDMAALGTYHADGRPTRHYTGALKRGQRIQVLDFFYGPQEEAVGVASWLLNRWAGYPVLPSKLPDGPAPPVPSPWLEPGFVEDQDRAAKSWFARLGGGEGASRGEREMSTEEAAQYRLDPGGHLVSVIGPYPDQQEVDIAPYGGVALTMSGLPLTDEKAEEEEKAAGWMFDVGGIVIGMDWARRTEQEAQVLALAVIPHTDQQLDLEDAYDEKKGIVQLWELCGQKGDDGITRPLGRPARLARTVCFDWGRVLRLKWCPTPYRENGAMGLLAVLCGDGQVYIVVVKDIDNDEQDAFTKLETPVVSLGLPAETDVTATCFAWVNTNRIVLGHSDGSLTLWSFSPRILLARHDVHSTRVMHIDTAYPSDPYLVASTPVAGYTTLVDLSDPSCERTSFPCFAITPQPNLLQWQDHLRGFFTVVPSANPLNASVGFVHSRWYAAQVRKAMDGDRLPTCLAAGLHHPFVLVGYMDGTVWAANPSNRIFASKHHFGHKMKVVDHQYIPRARLAGPVLERVGGEGGPCRGASRILQGFRPVPNVNPKVDTWKTKGAIGKKKDNKKGKGKKAKSKAKGKGKDKAGAEDDEDDDADVQGGAEEGDGHFADPKRAVLSEPLTRITTMAWNPNGEYSCWAAVAMASGLVRVMDLGLEC; via the exons ATGGTGAGGACACGGCCTCGCAACAAAACAAAACGGATCGCCGTCATAGACTACGGCTCCGACGGCGAGCCGCCCGAGGTCCacgacgactcggacgacgaaaATTtcgaggcgccgccgccggacccggaggacgatgaagacgaccCCATggacgtcgatggcggcgacgacgacttcgaggccgaggacccTTCCCAGCTCGTCATTGACGTCAACGGCAATaacgatgacgaagacgagcgGCCCGCCTACACGAGCTCTGCCGGCCTGAGGAAAAAGCCGACGGACATGGCCGCCTTGGGCACTTATCACGCTGATGGGCGGCCCACGAGGCACTACACCGGCGCTCTGAAGCGGGGCCAGCGCATCCAGGTCCTCGACTTCTTCTATGGGCCCCAGGAGGAGGCTGTCGGCGTTGCGAGCTGGCTGCTGAACCGATGGGCAGGGTACCCGGTCCTGCCGAGCAAGTTGCCCGACGGGCCCGCGCCTCCGGTGCCAAGTCCGTGGCTGGAGCCCGGGTTCGTTGAGGACCAAGACCGCGCCGCGAAATCGTGGTTTGCGAGGTTagggggcggcgagggagcgagccggggggagagggagatgagCACGGAGGAGGCCGCGCAGTACAGGCTGGATCCTGGCGGCCACTTGGTTTCCGTGATCGGGCCGTACCCGGATCAGCAAGAGGTCGATATCGCACCCTACGGCGGTGTCGCGCTCACCATGTCAGGACTACCCTTGACGGACGaaaaggccgaggaggaggagaaggcggcggggTGGATGTTTGACGtgggcggcatcgtcatcggcatggACTGGGCCAGGAGGACGGAGCAGGAGGCGCAGGTTCTCGCGCTCGCTGTCATCCCGCACACGGACCAGCAGCTGGATCTCGAAGATGCGTACGACGAGAAAAAGGGCATCGTCCAGCTATGGGAGCTCTGCGGCcagaagggcgacgacggcatcacGAGACCCCTCGGTCGGCCGGCACGCCTTGCTAGAACTGTCTGCTTCGACTGGGGTAGAGTCCTAAGGCTCAAGTGGTGCCCAACCCCTTACCGAGAGAACGGCGCCATGGGCCTTCTTGCGGTTCTTTGTGGTGACGGTCAGGTTTACATCGTCGTAGTCAAGGACATTGACAACGATGAACAGGATGCTTTCA CAAAACTTGAAACCCCCGTTGTATCTCTCGGACTCcccgccgagaccgacgTGACGGCCACGTGCTTCGCTTGGGTCAACACGAACCGCATCGTTCTCGGCCACTCGGACGGCTCCCTTACCCTCTGGTCCTTCTCGCCgcgcatcctcctcgcccgccacgACGTCCACTCGACGCGCGTCATGCACATCGACACGGCGTACCCTTCCGACCCGTATCTCGTCGCGTCGACGCCTGTCGCCGGCTACACGACGCTGGTCGACCTCTCTGACCCCTCGTGCGAGCGCACCAGCTTCCCCTGCTTCGCCATCACGCCGCAGCCGAACCTACTGCAGTGGCAGGACCACCTGCGAGGCTTCTTCACCGTCGTGCCGTCGGCGAACCCGCTCAACGCGTCCGTCGGCTTCGTGCACTCGCGGTGGTACGCGGCCCAGGTGCGTAAGGCCATGGACGGCGACCGCCTGCCGACGtgcctcgccgccgggctgCACCACCCCTTCGTGCTGGTCGGCTACATGGACGGCACCGTCTGGGCGGCGAACCCGTCCAACCGCATCTTTGCCTCAAAGCACCACTTTGGCCACAAGATGAAGGTCGTTGACCACCAGTACATCCCCCGCGCGCGGCTCGCCGGCCCGGTGCTGGAGcgggtcggcggcgaaggcggtcCCTGCCGCGGCGCGTCGAGGATCCTGCAGGGCTTCCGGCCGGTTCCCAACGTCAACCCCAAGGtggacacgtggaagaccaagggcgccatcggcaagaagaaggataacaagaaagggaagggcaagaaggccAAAAGCAAGGCTAAAGGCAAGGGCAAAGACAAGGCCGGggcggaagacgacgaagacgacgacgcggacgtgcagggcggcgcggaggagggggacgggCACTTTGCGGACCCCAAGCGGGCGGTGCTCTCGGAGCCGCTGACGCGGATCACGACCATGGCGTGGAACCCGAACGGGGAGTACTCgtgctgggcggcggtggcgatggcgtcgggATTGGTCAGGGTGATGGATCTCGGGTTGGAATGCTAG
- a CDS encoding Putative serine/threonine-protein kinase Atg1: MQHVSGFGYPTPPASPVYDSTKCSIQQPITTAPHCQARYIPLTPEERLGRFLEGKLQLTTILGTGAYGVVYSAVDVKTGVRYAVKCLSKFNPDGTPLDRRQVAFQNREIRLHYLASAHPNVVSMLKIVDDPDCIYVILEYCPEGDLFFNITECGQYVGNDDLAKRVFLQILDAVEHCHSLGIYHRDLKPENILVSDHGETVKLADFGLATSSDRSEDYGCGSTFYMSPECLDHSARRPFYFCAPNDVWSLGVILVNLTCGRNPWKQASFEDSTYRAYTRCPETLKSILPVSDELNDILGRIFARNPDQRITLSELKARIQTCSRFTIPAMPTSAFSTPPASPDHTTEYVTCEDTIVDDYDNALSPASSSSDEGSTCSSDDGSLTSSGSTIDDLDEEFLQEQQEAMTCHAQVFEPEDSRTPFFPPQEFVPQQYTGPVPSPVAGHQEPPLHSHMSAPGPMPAQVQMQAPSCPSKSFVQFWWGDVLKYAQQAPAIHPHVPFHHQVPIFSHPQGCY; encoded by the exons ATGCAGCATGTATCAGGATTTGGCTATCCCACTCCCCCCGCTTCGCCGGTGTACGACAGCACAAAGTGCTCGATCCAGCAGCCCATCACAACAGCACCCCACTGCCAGGCACGATACATCCCGTTGACCCCGGAGGAGAGGCTAGGAAGATTCCTCGAGGGCAAGTTGCAGTTGACGACCATTCTGGGAACCGGCGCTTATGGCGTCGTCTACTCAGCCGTGGATGTCAAGACCGGAGTCCGTTATGCCGTCAAGTGTCTCAGCAAATTCAACCCAGACGGAACCCCATTGGATCGTCGACAGGTTGCCTTCCAGAACCGGGAGATTCGTCTGCATTACTTGGCCTCGGCCCACCCCAACGTGGTGTCGATGCTGAAGATTGTTGACGACCCGGACTGCATTTATGTTATCTTGGAATATTGCCCGGAGGGTGACTTGTTTTTCAACATCACCGAATGTGGTCAGTATGTTGGGAACGACGATCTCGCCAAGAGAGTCTTCCTCCAGATCTTGGATGCTGTTGAGCACTGCCATTCTCTGGGAATCTACCACCGGGACTTGAAGCCGGAGAACATTCTCGTGTCGGACCACGGAGAGACCGTCAAGCTTGCCGACTTTGGCCTCGCAACCTCATCTGACCGGTCTGAGGACTACGGATGCGGCTCCACATTCTACATGAGTCCAG AATGCTTGGACCACTCAGCCCGTAGACCTTTCTACTTTTGCGCCCCCAATGATGTCTGGAGTCTCGGAGTCATCCTGGTCAACCTCACTTGTGGACGCAACCCATGGAAGCAAGCCTCTTTCGAGGACTCTACCTACCGGGCTTACACCCGGTGCCCGGAGACTCTGAAGAGCATCCTCCCAGTGTCGGATGAACTGAACGACATATTGGGAAGGATCTTCGCCCGGAACCCGGACCAGAGGATCACCCTGTCCGAGTTGAAGGCCAGGATCCAGACTTGCTCCAGGTTCACCATCCCGGCGATGCCTACTTCCGCCTTCTCGACACCCCCGGCTTCGCCCGACCACACCACTGAATACGTTACTTGCGAGGACACGATTGTCGATGACTATGACAACGCTCtctcgcccgcctcgtcttcttcagACGAAGGTTCTACATGTTCCTCAGACGACGGCTCACTCACATCGAGTGGTTCAACTattgacgacctcgacgaggagttcCTCCAGGAACAACAGGAGGCAATGACATGCCACGCCCAAGTCTTCGAGCCAGAGGATTCTCGGacgcccttcttccccccccaGGAGTTTGTTCCCCAACAGTACACTGGACCTGTTCCGTCACCAGTAGCCGGACACCAGGAACCCCCCCTTCACTCCCACATGTCCGCACCTGGTCCCATGCCAGCCCAGGTTCAAATGCAGGCACCGAGCTGCCCGTCAAAGTCCTTTGTCCAGTTCTGGTGGGGAGACGTGTTGAAGTATGCACAGCAGGCCCCTGCTATTCATCCTCACGTCCCCTTCCACCACCAGGTTCCGATCTTCTCTCATCCTCAAGGCTGCTACTAG
- a CDS encoding Putative translation machinery associated TMA7, which yields MGGASREGGKAKPLKAAKKQAKDLDEDDLAYLEKKRAEEKARKELAAKAGGKGPLNTGNQGIKKSGKK from the exons ATGGGTGGTGCATCCCGCGAAG GTGGCAAGGCCAAGCCCCTCAAGGCCGCGAAGAAGCAGGCaaaggacctcgacgaggacgaccttgcctacctcgagaagaagcgcgccg AggagaaggcccgcaaggagctcgccgccaaggccggcggcaagggacCTCTCAACACGGGCAACCAGGGCATCAAGAAGTCGGGCAAGAAATAA
- a CDS encoding Putative serine/threonine-protein kinase, active, translating into MTSSSDEGEIMEHDAVELKATSLPKKFEGNGVDRQDRTRDRYSASKSPVHDNAARHHNPPRRSRSPPPRGFKRARDERDYAASGRQDTRRFRVHYEDGPRDDYRRSRVSYEDLDRPSSRGSNHSQDGRDRNRSRDRERDTYRDRDRYPDKRPRNRTRSPYRPPRNDRGGRDNYYSRDGGRDRLADSFRDLKYDEQRDRDSRNGGTGSNGAAVGKDSRASRDDAKPVKNSADDRNSAASRSRDQTSVSPYSKRTRFLLTPEGSAPQVVEPEHGYDEPEEPVVIDEEAEIERRRRRRDELLAKSNSATPLLVHALHAADKSAVSSPAQEGTPSTPVAGDVGTPGTDFESPARDGSSPGAIDIVNESDLMNTHGGGEVTEEDGPSAADYDPTVDMKEDERRDEMRHGNVGVHGEAPDAQTEAEPQKPPQEAPAKKPSGDDEDDDDFDMFAEDFDDEKYAAPNPAQVAVVDDSKASPALAPPNGAILEGDDKDGYYKIRIGEIMNGRYQVQSTLGKGMFSGVARAVDITNKKLVAIKIMRNNDALRKGGFTEIAILQKLNDADPDNRKHIVKFERHFDHKGHLCMAFEHLSLNLREVLKKFGNNVGINLSATRAYAHQIFIGLAHMRKCSIIHADLKPDNILVNENRSVLKICDLGTGIDKSDAATAQNEITPYLVSRFYRAPEVILGMPYDYSIDMWSIGCTLYELYTGKILFAGDSNNQMLKAIMEIRGKITPKLYKRGQLAAMHFDELGNFVSMERDKALGKTTARVLPVVKPTRDLRTRLFAASAGMNDAETRDLNHFVDLLEHCLTLNPEKRIKPADALKHPFFTARVVAPSKR; encoded by the exons ATGACGTCGAGTTCGGACGAAGGCGAGATCATGGAGCATGACGCCGTGGAATTGAAGGCAACTTCACTGCCGAAGAAGTTTGAAGGAAACGGTGTTGACCGTCAAGACAGAACCCGAGATAGATACTCGGCCTCCAAATCCCCCGTACACGACAATGCCGCCAGGCACCACAAcccgccgagacggagcCGCTCGCCCCCGCCCCGTGGCTTTAAGCGCGCCCGCGACGAGCGCGACTACGCTGCCAGTGGCCGCCAAGATACACGACGCTTCCGCGTGCACTACGAGGATGGCCCGCGGGACGACTACCGCCGCTCGCGCGTCTCGTACGAAGACCTGGACCGCCCGTCCTCGCGCGGCTCGAACCACAGTCAGGACGGCCGTGACAGGAATCGGAGCCGcgacagagaaagagacacATACCGGGATAGAGACCGTTACCCGGACAAGCGGCCGCGCAACCGCACCAGATCGCCCTACCGCCCCCCGCGCAACGACCGAGGAGGCCGCGATAATTACTACAGCAgagacggcggccgcgaCCGGCTCGCCGATTCGTTCCGAGACTTGAAGTACGACGAGCAAAGAGACCGAGACTCCCGCAACGGAGGCACGGGGTCGAACGGGGCCGCTGTAGGAAAGGATTCTCGTGCTTCCAGAGACGATGCTAAACCTGTGAAAAACTCTGCAGACGACAGGAACTCTGCTGCGTCTCGCTCTCGGGACCAGACGTCCGTCTCTCCTTATTCCAAAAGGACTCGGTTCCTGCTAACGCCCGAAGGCAGCGCGCCGCAGGTGGTCGAGCCCGAACACGGCTACGACGAGCCGGAGGAGCCagtcgtcatcgacgaggaggccgagattgaacggcggcggcgacgtcgtgaCGAGCTACTGGCAAAGTCTAACTCTGCCACTCCGCTGCTCGTTCATGCACTGCACGCCGCTGACAAGTCGGCCGTATCCTCTCCCGCTCAAGAGGGCACACCTAGCACGCCGGTTGCAGGCGACGTTGGTACTCCAGGCACAG ATTTTGAATCGCCCGCTCGAGATGGGAGCTCTCCTGGGGCTATTGACATCGTGAACGAAAGCGACCTCATGAACACCCacgggggcggcgaggtcacTGAAGAAGATGGGCCCTCTGCAGCAGACTATGACCCAACCGTCGACATGAAGGAAGACGAGAGACGTGATGAAATGCGACATGGTAACGTTGGTGTGCACGGCGAAGCCCCCGATGCTCAGACGGAGGCGGAACCTCAGAAACCACCCCAGGAAGCAccggcgaagaagccctcgggcgacgatgaggacgacgacgacttcgacaTGTTTGCCGAAGACTTTGACGATGAGAAGTACGCTGCTCCCAACCCTGCCCAggtggccgtggtggacGACAGCAAAGCTTCACCAGCTCTCGCCCCGCCAAACGGCGCCattctcgagggcgacgacaaggatGGCTACTACAAGATCCGTATTGGTGAGATCATGAACGGTCGGTACCAGGTCCAGTCCACTCTGGGTAAGGGCATGTTCTCCGGCGTCGCGCGGGCCGTAGACATAACGAACAAGAAGCTGGTGGCCATCAAGATCATGAGAAACAACGACGCGCTGAGGAAGGGAGGCTTCACCGAAATTGCCATCCTGCAAAAGCTCAACGACGCCGACCCGGATAACCGCAAACACATTGTCAAGTTTGAGCGGCACTTTGACCACAAGGGACACCTGTGTATGGCGTTTGAACACCTCAGCCTGAATCTACGAGAGGTGTTGAAGAAGTTTGGCAACAATGTCGGAATCAACCTGAGCGCGACGAGGGCGTACGCCCACCAGATCTTCATCGGACTTGCTCACATGCGGAAATGCAGCATCATCCATGCCGATCTCAAGCCTGACAACATTTTA GTCAACGAGAACCGGAGTGTGCTCAAGATTTGCGACCTCGGAACCGGTATCGATAAGTCGGACGCGGCTACGGCACAGAACGAGATCACGCCGTACCTGGTCAGTCGCTTTTACAGAGCACCCGAGGTCATACTTGGCATGCCCTATGACTACTCGATCGACATGTGGTCCATCGGCTGCACGCTGTACGAGCTGTACACGGGCAAGATCCTCTTCGCGGGCGACAGCAATAACCAGAtgctcaaggccatcatggaAATCCGAGGCAAGATCACGCCCAAGCTCTACAAGAGAGGGCAGCTGGCGGCGATGCACTTTGATGAACTGGGCAACTTTGTCAGCATGGAGCGGGACAAGGCTCTTGGAAAG ACAACCGCCAGGGTTCTTCCCGTCGTCAAACCGACGCGTGACCTGCGCACTCGCCTCTTCGCTGCGTCGGCGGGTATGAACGACGCCGAGACTAGAGACCTGAACCACTTtgtcgacctgctcgagcaCTGTCTGACGCTCAACCCGGAGAAGAGAATCAAGCCCGCCGACGCGCTGAAGCATCCCTTCTTTACGGCGAGGGTCGTCGCCCCGTCGAAGCGGTAG